The genomic window CTGCAGCTGGTCTCCGCCCGCGCCGCGGCCCGTAACGCCGCGGACACCCTGGCCAGGGGCGACGCGGATCTGCCTGCGGCCGCCGCGGTGGCGCAGGCCTACTGCGCTCCCGCCGCGGTGCACGCGGCCGAGGAATGCATCCAGCTGCACGGCGGGATCGGCATGACCTGGGAGCACCCCGCGCACCTCTACCTGAAACGCGCCAAGGCCGACGAGCTCGCGCTCGGCACGCCCGGCAGGCACCGGCGTACCCTTGCCGGGCTCATCGACCTGCCCGGCTGATCGCGCGGCGGCGCGATCGCGGACTGTCGGACCGCCGCGCTAGATTGCCGGCATGGCGGAGTTCGTACTGGTGGCGGGCGCGTGGCTGGGATCCTGGGCCTGGGCGGAGGTGGTGCCGCCGCTACGGGCGGCCGGGCACGGTGCGCATCCGTTGACGCTGTCCGGGCTGGCGGACAAGCGTGGCCTTCCGGCAGGGCAGCAGACGCACGTCCAGGACATCGTGGACGAGGTCGAACGCCATGACCTGCGCGAGGTCGTCCTGGTCGGGCACAGCTACTCGGGTATCCCGGTCGGGCAGGCCGCGGAGCGGATCGGCGACCGGCTGGCCAGGGTGGTCTTCGTCGACTCCAACGTCCCGGCCGACGGCGAGTCCTTCGTGTCGCCCTGGCCGGAGGGCCGAGCCGCGGTGGAGGCCTCGATCGCGGCCAACGGCGGGTTCTGGGCGCCGCCGGCCACGGCGGACTACACGGGCCAGGGCCTCACCGAGGGGCAGGTCGCCCGGATCGTCGGCGGCTCCACCCCGCACCCCGGGGCCACCCTCACCGAACCCGCCGTGCTGCGCCGCCCGCTCGGCGAGTTGCCCACGACCTACGTCAAGTGCCTGCTCGACGGCGAGCGGCCGAGCCCCGATGTGGCCGAGCTACTGGCCGCAGGCGAGCGCTGGCGACTGGTCACCATGGACACCGGTCACTGGCCGATGTTCTCTCGACCGCGGGAACTGGCCCGGATTCTCCTGGAGGCGACCGGAACGGTGGCCCTATGACCGGGGTGCTCGCGCGCCCCGATGGCCGCCGTTTCCGCGCGCTCGATCACGGGTGATCAGCGCCGGAGGTCGTCGAGCACGGCGCGGGCGACAGGACTCGGCTGCCCGTCCTGAAGATCGAGCGGGTCCTTGGCGTACAGCGGTGGTTGGGCCATGAAGCGGGGCGCGCGTCCGCGGTGCGGCTGGGCGGCGTGCACCAGGAACGGGTGGCACAGGTACATGTCGCCGAGGGCGCCTGTCGCCAGCGCGACAGGTCGATGCTCGGAGGCGGGGACGGCGTCGCGGCACAGCGACATCCATTCGCGCCCTTCGTCACCGCGGGTTTCGAGCAGCGGGGGCACGTCGAGATGGGAGCCGACCCGGATCCGCGTCGGAGCGTCGTCGGGGCCGACGTCCGAGAACAGGAACAGCATCAGCAACGCGCGCTCTCGGGAGCGGAGGTTGACCCTGCCCTCCCCTTGCGGCCCGGCGTAGCTGGCGTCCACATGCCATCCGTCATCGCCGGGTTGCGCGGCACCGGGGAAACGGACGGGAAAGGTGCCGAGACCGACGCGGGGAATCCACCGGCCTTCGCCGGCGAGCCGGTCGAACGCCGCGTGCAGCACGGCGGTGGTTGCGGCTTCCTGGAACGGCGGTGTCGCGAACCCGCCCAGCCGCACGACGGGCTCGGTCCAGGTCGTCGGGTCGTCCCGCGCGCATCCGGTGGCCGCCCACAACTCGTCCACGCACCGTTCCCCGGCCTCGACCGGAAAAGCCCCTTCGAGCTTGACGAAGCCATCGGTGACGAACCGCTCGACCTGCTCAGCGGTGAGAGACATGCGGGACCCCCGTCATCCGGTTGCCGGTCGCTCATGCTCACGAAGAGCGAACGGCACGGTCAACGCGTTTTCCGGCTCCCGCGCGGAAGCGGCGCGGGCGCTGACCTTCCGGCGGTCGCGGACGTGGGGCACGGCTGAGCCGCGCTCACCGCACCGGGCGCAACGAGCTCATCAGCAGATCGGCGAAATGGTCGCCGACCTGCTGGGCGGACAGCTCGCCGTCGCTGCGGTACCAGAACGCGAGGTGGTGCACGGCGCCGAAGAAGAAGTCCACGATCACCTCCGCCGGCTTGTCCGTACGGAACTCCCCCGCCCGCTGACCTTCCTCGATCAGCCCGCGAAACCGCTCGTGATAGCGGCGCCGCTCGGCACGCACAGCACGCCGCTTCTCCGGATCCAGCTGATGCATCGACTCCATGAAGATCTTGGTGTCGTCCAGGTTCGCGATGCTGCTGACCACCACATCGGACGCGGCCGAGGCCAGCCGCTCGCGCAGCGGCGCCTCCGTGACGGCGAACTTCTCCAGCCGATCGGTCTGTTCCCGCAGCACCCGGCCGTAGATCTCGGAAAGCAGGTCGTCCTTGGAGTCGAAGTAGTGGTACATCGCGCCCTTGGTGACCCCGGCCGTCGCCACGATCTCCTGCACCGAGGTCCGGTCGAAACCCTGCTCGGCGAACAGCCGCGTCGCCACGGCGAGCAGCCTCCGCGGCACCGCGGCCGCGCCCTCCGCCTGCTCGTCGGATCCCGCGTTCCGTTGCCCGTTACCCGTTTCCATGACGGTCTTCCCCTCTGTCGCTTCCGCTCCCACCCCTCGTTGCACAGGACACCTGGTGAGCGGCCCCTCACGGACGGGCAGCATACCGGCAACTCCCTGGTCAGATAATCGGCCGCAACGGGCGATTGTCCCGTGGACCATGCCGCCGCAACTCGGTCCACGCCCGCGCGAGGCGACCCACCATCTCGGACAGCACGGCGGGCTCGAGGGTGAACGGAATCCGGAGATAGTTGTCGTGCGCCCCGGTGAAGTCGGCCGACGAGCCGGGGACCACCTCCACCCCGTGGCGCAACGCGAGCTGGGCGAACACGTCGGCGCTGCCCTCGGGCAGCGCGACCCAGAGCGAGGAACCGCCGTCCGGGCTGCGCCAGCGCCAGTCGGGCAGGTACTCGCGCAGCAGCCGTTCCAGCAGCTTGCGCCGCTCCCGCTGGATGGCCGCGCGCGCCGGGGCGAGCTCGTCGAGGCGCGGCACCAGCCGGGCGGCCAGCGCCTGGTCGATCACCGGACTACCCAGGTCGGCAAGCGCCTTACGGCGGGCACACCGCTCGATGATCTCGGCGGGCCCGCGTACCCACCCGATCCGCAGCCCGCCCCACACGGCCTTGCCGAGGGAGGCCACGGTGATCGCCTCGGCCCCGGACGGGAGGTACGCGGCCAGCGGCAACGGGGCGGTCCCCCGCTCCTCCTCCAACGCGATGCCCGCGTAGGCGTTGTCCTCCAGCACGGTCACCCCGTGCCGGGCGGCGAGCTCGGCCACCCTGCGACGCCGGGTCGCCGACATCTGGATACCGGTCGGGTTGTGATAGGTCGGCATCACGTACAGCAGGCTCGGGTGGTGCGCGGCCAGTGCCGCGGCCAGTTCCCGCGTCTCGATGCCCTCGTCGTCCAGCGGCACCGGGACCAGCTCGGCGTTCACGGACCGGAAGATGTCCAGGCAGGCGGGCCAACTCGGCGACTCGACCACCACCGAGGAGGCTGTACGCAGGTACACCTCGGCGACCAGCACCAGAGCCTGCTGCGCGCCCGTGGTGACCAGCACCTGCTCCGGACCGGTCGGCAGGCCGAGCCGGGTGTAGTGCTCGGCGATCGCCGCGCGGAGCAGGGGCAGGCCGCTCGGGTGATACCCGGGGTCGGCGAGCAGGTCCGGCATATCCTCCCGGACGACGTCGGCCAGCGCCTCGGTCACCTCGGGGGCACCTTGCTCGGCGGCACAGGCCAATGAGATCAGTGGACCGGGCCCGTCGATGAGCCGCTGGAAGATCACCCCGGCCCGGCCGCCCCGCACCCCGCCGTCGCTGCGCGCCGAACGCACCTTCCCGTTCACCCGGGTACCGCTGCCCTGCCGCCGCTCCAGTACCTCCCGCGCGCGCAGCTCGTCGTAGGCACCGACCACGGTCGCCCTGCTCACGGCCAGGACGCCGGCCAGTTCGCGTTCCGAGGGCAGGCGCTCGCCGCTGCGCAGCGCACCCTCCTCGGCGGCCCTGGCGAGCGCGTCGGCCAGCTTGCGGTACAGCGGTCCCGGTCCCGCGGTCCAGTCACCGAGCAGAGTCGCGAGTGCCGAACCATCCTGAAAACGATCCATTTCACCCACCATTGGCACTGTTCGCCACCAGTCCAGTCAACGATCCTAGTAGGTGCAGAGCTGATCACGAAGAATTGGACTGGAAACTGGCCCTGGGAGGTGCGAAATGCTCACGACCTTCATGTTCCTGGCCGCGGTGGCGGCCGAACTCGTCGTTATCGGCCGCATGGTGTGGCTGTCCACCGAGGCCAGGCGAGCGCTGCCGGCCGCGGAGCCGCGGCCGGTGTGGGACCTGCTGGCCGGCGCGGCCGCGCTGCGGCAGGCCTCCCGCACCCACTCCGACCGGATCGACCGGTACCTGCGGGAACTACACGAACCGTGGCGGGCCGGGTTGGGGCGCTGAGCGCGTTCGACCCGGTGCTCACCCCAGCGCGTCCTCGACCTTGCGCTGCAGCTTGTTCATCCCACCGAGCCAACGCTCGTTCTGGGTGGCCCTCGCCGCGTAGTAGTCGGCGACCTCCGGGTGCGGCAGCACCAGGAAACGCCCTTCCGGCCAGGCTGCCAGGACGCTGTCGGCGACCTGTTCGGGCGCGATGGCGGACTCGCCCATGATCAACCGGCCGGCCGGCCCGGTGTCGGCGAGCATCCTGGTCCGCACCCCCTGCGGGCAGACCGCCTGCACGGTGATGCCGCGGTGCCGGTAGGTCGCGGCCAGCCACTCCGCGAAGGCCAGCGCGCCGTGCTTGGACACCGAGTACGGGGCGGAGCCGAGGCTGGTCAGCAGTCCCGCCGCGGACACGACGGCGAGGAAGTGCCCGCGGCCGCGGGCCAGCCAGTCCGGCAGCAGCAGCCGGGCGGCGCGGACGTGCGCCATCACGTTGACCTCCCAGGCCCCGGCCCAGGCGTCCTCGGGCGCCTCGGGGCCGCCGGTGGGCGCCACACCGGCGTTCGCGCAGAACACGTCGATCGAGCCGAGCGCGTCCCGCGCGGCCTCGATCAGTGCCCGCACGCCGTCCTCGGTCGCGGCGTCGCCGGGCAGCGGCACCCCGCCCACCTCGTCGGCCACCGCCCGGCAGGCGTCCGCATCGAGGTCGGCGACTCCCACCCTGGCACCTTCGGCCGCGAACCGCCGGGCCAGTGCCGCACCGATCCCGCCCGCGCCGCCGGTGATCACCACACCGGCCCCGGGCAGCTCGGCACTCACAGGCCACCGGCCAGCGTCACGCCACCGTCCAGCACCAGTGTCTGGCCGGTGATCCAGCCCGCCTGCTCGGACAGCAGGAACGCGACCGCGCCCGCGACATCGGCCGGGACACCGAGCCGCTTCAGCGGGTAGGGCGCGGCGGCCTCCTCCTCCCTGCCCTCGTACAGCGCGGTGGCGAACCGCGTCTTCACCACGGCGGGGGCCACCGCGTTCACCCGGATACCCGGGCCCAGCTCGTACGCCAGCTCCGTGGTCAGCCGGATCAGCGCGGCCTTGCTGACCCCGTACATGCCGATACCGGGCGAGGCTCCCAGCCCGGCGACCGAGGCCACGTTCACCACCGCCCCGCCGTGCTCCCCCATCCAGGCGTCCCGTGCGCGGCGGACCCAGCCCAGCGGCGCCAGCACGTTGACCCCGAGGATCTTGCTGGCGGCCTCCGGCTCGATGTCCACGATCGGCCCGTAGACCGGGTTGATCCCGGTGTTGTTGACCAGCAGGTCGAGCCGGCCGAAGGCCTCGATCGTGCGGGCGACCGCCTCCTCCTGGTGCGCGGGGTCATCGGCCTTGCCGGGTACCCCGATGGCCACCTGCTCGCCGCCGAGACCGGCCACGGCCTCGGCGAGCGGCTCGGGCTTGCGCGCGGTGACGCACACCCTGGCGCCGCGCGCCACGAGTTCCTCGGCGATGCCCAGCCCGATGCCGCGGCTTGCGCCGGTGACGATGGCGACGCGATCCTTGAGCGAGTCCACGGGGTAATCTCCTCCTCGTCCGCCGAAGCGACGCTGAACGTTGCCGTGCGCAGCGGGTTCCGCAAGCTCCGGGCGGCCCCCGTCACCTGGATCGCGCATCACCCTCTAAGCGCTCGCTTACAATTCTTCCATGACGCAGTCACTGCCCGCCGAGTTGTGGCCGGACGTGCAACCCGACGCCGCCCGCAGGCTGATGCTGGCCGGGGTGGAGTCCTTCGCGCGCC from Amycolatopsis cihanbeyliensis includes these protein-coding regions:
- a CDS encoding PLP-dependent aminotransferase family protein; amino-acid sequence: MVGEMDRFQDGSALATLLGDWTAGPGPLYRKLADALARAAEEGALRSGERLPSERELAGVLAVSRATVVGAYDELRAREVLERRQGSGTRVNGKVRSARSDGGVRGGRAGVIFQRLIDGPGPLISLACAAEQGAPEVTEALADVVREDMPDLLADPGYHPSGLPLLRAAIAEHYTRLGLPTGPEQVLVTTGAQQALVLVAEVYLRTASSVVVESPSWPACLDIFRSVNAELVPVPLDDEGIETRELAAALAAHHPSLLYVMPTYHNPTGIQMSATRRRRVAELAARHGVTVLEDNAYAGIALEEERGTAPLPLAAYLPSGAEAITVASLGKAVWGGLRIGWVRGPAEIIERCARRKALADLGSPVIDQALAARLVPRLDELAPARAAIQRERRKLLERLLREYLPDWRWRSPDGGSSLWVALPEGSADVFAQLALRHGVEVVPGSSADFTGAHDNYLRIPFTLEPAVLSEMVGRLARAWTELRRHGPRDNRPLRPII
- a CDS encoding phytanoyl-CoA dioxygenase family protein translates to MSLTAEQVERFVTDGFVKLEGAFPVEAGERCVDELWAATGCARDDPTTWTEPVVRLGGFATPPFQEAATTAVLHAAFDRLAGEGRWIPRVGLGTFPVRFPGAAQPGDDGWHVDASYAGPQGEGRVNLRSRERALLMLFLFSDVGPDDAPTRIRVGSHLDVPPLLETRGDEGREWMSLCRDAVPASEHRPVALATGALGDMYLCHPFLVHAAQPHRGRAPRFMAQPPLYAKDPLDLQDGQPSPVARAVLDDLRR
- a CDS encoding alpha/beta fold hydrolase, whose amino-acid sequence is MAEFVLVAGAWLGSWAWAEVVPPLRAAGHGAHPLTLSGLADKRGLPAGQQTHVQDIVDEVERHDLREVVLVGHSYSGIPVGQAAERIGDRLARVVFVDSNVPADGESFVSPWPEGRAAVEASIAANGGFWAPPATADYTGQGLTEGQVARIVGGSTPHPGATLTEPAVLRRPLGELPTTYVKCLLDGERPSPDVAELLAAGERWRLVTMDTGHWPMFSRPRELARILLEATGTVAL
- a CDS encoding TetR/AcrR family transcriptional regulator, translated to METGNGQRNAGSDEQAEGAAAVPRRLLAVATRLFAEQGFDRTSVQEIVATAGVTKGAMYHYFDSKDDLLSEIYGRVLREQTDRLEKFAVTEAPLRERLASAASDVVVSSIANLDDTKIFMESMHQLDPEKRRAVRAERRRYHERFRGLIEEGQRAGEFRTDKPAEVIVDFFFGAVHHLAFWYRSDGELSAQQVGDHFADLLMSSLRPVR
- a CDS encoding SDR family oxidoreductase, whose translation is MSAELPGAGVVITGGAGGIGAALARRFAAEGARVGVADLDADACRAVADEVGGVPLPGDAATEDGVRALIEAARDALGSIDVFCANAGVAPTGGPEAPEDAWAGAWEVNVMAHVRAARLLLPDWLARGRGHFLAVVSAAGLLTSLGSAPYSVSKHGALAFAEWLAATYRHRGITVQAVCPQGVRTRMLADTGPAGRLIMGESAIAPEQVADSVLAAWPEGRFLVLPHPEVADYYAARATQNERWLGGMNKLQRKVEDALG
- a CDS encoding SDR family oxidoreductase, giving the protein MDSLKDRVAIVTGASRGIGLGIAEELVARGARVCVTARKPEPLAEAVAGLGGEQVAIGVPGKADDPAHQEEAVARTIEAFGRLDLLVNNTGINPVYGPIVDIEPEAASKILGVNVLAPLGWVRRARDAWMGEHGGAVVNVASVAGLGASPGIGMYGVSKAALIRLTTELAYELGPGIRVNAVAPAVVKTRFATALYEGREEEAAAPYPLKRLGVPADVAGAVAFLLSEQAGWITGQTLVLDGGVTLAGGL